From a single Miscanthus floridulus cultivar M001 chromosome 8, ASM1932011v1, whole genome shotgun sequence genomic region:
- the LOC136473841 gene encoding protein indeterminate-domain 16-like, which produces MLTPLFSAAMEPQHGEKELPLLLLPTTTPLNAAFLHAPRPPASPSDHPQLDLSLSISIGPPTPRAADNQGRGTTAADQSKRVAALADVQALKQQAAEQARMASAERAYAERVMELARRELELAEREFARARAIWERARGEVEKVELVKAMAARRIAAGSAAALEITCHACMQRFHP; this is translated from the coding sequence ATGCTCACTCCCCTCTTCTCAGCGGCCATGGAGCCCCAGCACGGCGAGAAGGAGctcccgcttctcctcctccccaCAACCACACCTCTGAACGCTGCCTTTCTCCACGCCCCTCGGCCGCCTGCCAGCCCCTCTGACCACCCGCAGCTGGACCTGAGCCTGTCCATCAGCATTGGGCCACCGACGCCACGGGCAGCAGATAATCAAGGACGAGGCACTACGGCTGCTGACCAGAGCAAGAGGGTGGCGGCGTTGGCGGACGTGCAGGCGCTGAAGCAGCAGGCGGCGGAGCAGGCCCGGATGGCGTCGGCGGAGCGGGCGTACGCGGAGCGCGTGATGGAGCTGGCGCGTCGGGAGCTGGAGCTGGCGGAGCGGGAGTTCGCGCGGGCGCGGGCCATCTGGGAGCGCGCCCGCGGCGAGGTGGAGAAGGTGGAGCTCGTCAAGGCCATGGCCGCGCGCCGGATCGCCGCTGGCTCCGCCGCCGCGCTCGAGATCACTTGCCACGCCTGCATGCAGCGCTTCCACCCTTAA